A region from the Terriglobales bacterium genome encodes:
- a CDS encoding RidA family protein: protein MSTSTATNTRRHINLPGRAANLPFSDAVLIGDTLYISGRIGFVPGTTQVPPEPEQEARNLLDGFQSVLQQAGMNMDDLVHVQIFSPDMSLWEPFNRVYRDYFKAELPARAFLGSGPLLFNARFEMVGIAVKR, encoded by the coding sequence ATGTCTACAAGCACAGCCACGAACACTCGCCGCCACATTAATCTGCCGGGAAGAGCAGCCAACCTTCCCTTCAGCGACGCCGTCTTGATCGGCGATACGTTATACATTTCCGGACGCATTGGCTTCGTGCCGGGCACAACCCAGGTGCCGCCCGAACCCGAGCAGGAGGCGCGCAACCTTCTGGATGGCTTCCAATCCGTGCTGCAACAGGCCGGCATGAACATGGATGACCTGGTCCACGTCCAGATATTCTCGCCAGATATGTCTCTGTGGGAACCTTTCAATCGCGTTTACCGCGACTACTTCAAAGCTGAATTGCCGGCGCGGGCCTTCTTAGGTTCCGGTCCGCTGTTGTTTAATGCACGCTTCGAAATGGTGGGAATTGCCGTCAAGCGGTAA
- a CDS encoding dual specificity protein phosphatase gives MDYTWITDHIAVGGGIWNEDNMLELVQVGITHIIDMQIEFDDRPLAESWDMKVAWIPIDDDFQLKPPEIFERGTEFAREALKDPASRLYIHCAAGIHRAPMMALAVLCSLGWDLEHAQEHIAQRRYVVDWKEAYVESVRNFLRNSTANDSQAMSKGPLS, from the coding sequence ATGGACTATACCTGGATCACAGACCACATTGCCGTCGGCGGCGGCATTTGGAATGAAGATAACATGCTGGAGCTGGTGCAAGTGGGCATCACTCACATCATCGATATGCAGATTGAGTTTGATGACCGCCCCTTGGCCGAGTCCTGGGATATGAAGGTTGCGTGGATTCCCATCGATGACGATTTCCAGCTCAAGCCCCCGGAAATTTTCGAGCGCGGAACCGAATTCGCCCGTGAAGCCCTGAAGGACCCTGCCAGTCGCCTGTACATTCACTGTGCTGCTGGCATCCATCGCGCCCCTATGATGGCCCTTGCTGTCCTTTGTTCGTTGGGATGGGATCTGGAGCACGCCCAGGAGCACATTGCCCAGCGCCGCTACGTAGTGGATTGGAAAGAGGCTTACGTCGAGAGCGTGCGCAATTTCCTGCGCAACTCAACCGCTAATGACTCGCAGGCCATGTCGAAGGGGCCGCTGAGTTAA
- a CDS encoding EVE domain-containing protein, whose protein sequence is MFYLLKTESSVYSFSDLQRDGTTTWDGVTNPVALKNLREMQPGAQLVIYHTGDEKRVAGTASVVLVDAKDPKNPAVKIKAGHALTRQPTLAEIKANKLFQDSPLVRQGRLSVVPLTEAQYRFLVEGR, encoded by the coding sequence ATGTTCTATCTACTGAAGACCGAGTCCTCTGTATATTCTTTCTCCGACTTGCAGCGCGACGGCACAACCACCTGGGATGGTGTCACCAATCCCGTGGCGTTAAAAAACCTGCGCGAGATGCAGCCGGGCGCGCAATTAGTCATTTATCACACGGGAGACGAGAAGCGCGTTGCCGGTACGGCTTCTGTCGTCTTGGTGGACGCCAAAGACCCGAAAAATCCGGCGGTCAAAATCAAAGCCGGCCACGCGCTTACGCGGCAACCGACGCTGGCCGAGATAAAAGCGAACAAGTTATTCCAAGACTCTCCGCTGGTAAGGCAAGGCAGGCTTTCGGTGGTGCCTCTGACAGAAGCGCAATACCGCTTTCTGGTTGAAGGGCGTTAG
- the sucB gene encoding 2-oxoglutarate dehydrogenase, E2 component, dihydrolipoamide succinyltransferase, protein MPTDVIMPQMGESIFEGTLTKWLKKPGDKVQRDEPLFEISTDKVDAEIPAPASGILKEVKVAEGATVQVNTVVGVIDAEGSAVVAAPAPAASKPAPAPTPKAEAPKPATASAPAAAPAAPAAIQAPAASTPGTNVVMPQMGESIVEGTLTKWLKKVGDKVQRDEPLFEISTDKVDAEIPAPAVGILTEIKVQPGTTVQVNTVVGVIGSTGAAAAPAPAATPASQAAKPRAAEPAAKQPAVAAVAQQPSQVLSFPAVDRDQEGRRIRSSPLVRRIARDNNVALGNIAGTGLGGRITKNDILGFVEKYGKGGAPAVAAAASAAVAITAPGPVLAATVPARPAAAASAPAHMPPPIPGELVPMTPMRKKIAERMVESKHTSAHVHTVFKVDMTRIVKIREREKAKFEQNHGVKLTYMPFIAKALMAGIKAMPIVNASVEGEGIRYHRNINIGIAVALDWGLIVPVVKQAEERSFLGLQRAINDLGERARNKKLVPDEVTGGTITITNPGIFGPQFGTPIILQPQLAILGMGGIFKEPVVVTDKDGNDSIQIRSIIRLTLGYDHRVVDGADADKFMVAVKNYLENWNEEIG, encoded by the coding sequence ATGCCCACAGATGTAATCATGCCCCAGATGGGGGAATCCATTTTCGAAGGCACGCTCACCAAATGGCTCAAAAAGCCCGGCGACAAGGTGCAGCGCGACGAGCCGCTGTTTGAAATCTCGACCGACAAGGTTGACGCCGAAATTCCGGCGCCGGCGAGCGGGATATTGAAAGAAGTCAAAGTCGCCGAAGGGGCCACGGTGCAGGTGAATACGGTTGTGGGCGTGATTGATGCCGAAGGAAGCGCGGTTGTGGCTGCTCCTGCGCCGGCCGCTTCCAAGCCGGCTCCCGCTCCCACTCCGAAAGCTGAAGCTCCCAAGCCAGCGACGGCTTCTGCTCCTGCGGCCGCGCCTGCCGCTCCTGCGGCAATACAGGCTCCCGCAGCTTCGACGCCGGGAACCAACGTCGTCATGCCACAGATGGGCGAGAGCATTGTTGAAGGCACGCTGACCAAGTGGCTCAAAAAAGTAGGCGATAAAGTGCAACGCGATGAGCCGCTGTTTGAAATTTCTACCGACAAAGTGGATGCCGAAATTCCTGCGCCGGCTGTTGGAATCCTCACTGAGATCAAAGTCCAGCCCGGTACAACCGTGCAGGTCAATACGGTTGTAGGCGTGATTGGCAGCACGGGCGCAGCAGCCGCACCTGCTCCTGCCGCAACTCCGGCCAGCCAGGCAGCCAAGCCCCGCGCGGCCGAGCCGGCCGCGAAGCAACCAGCGGTAGCAGCGGTGGCACAGCAACCAAGCCAGGTTCTTTCTTTCCCGGCAGTGGACCGCGACCAGGAAGGACGGCGTATTCGCTCGAGTCCGCTGGTGCGCCGCATCGCGCGCGACAACAACGTTGCCCTGGGCAATATTGCCGGCACCGGTCTGGGAGGGCGCATCACGAAGAACGATATCCTCGGGTTCGTTGAAAAATATGGCAAGGGCGGAGCTCCGGCGGTCGCCGCAGCAGCTTCGGCTGCCGTAGCGATAACAGCTCCGGGTCCGGTCCTGGCAGCAACGGTTCCGGCGCGGCCGGCGGCTGCTGCATCGGCGCCTGCGCACATGCCTCCGCCGATTCCAGGTGAGCTTGTGCCTATGACGCCGATGCGCAAGAAGATTGCCGAGCGCATGGTGGAATCCAAGCACACCAGCGCGCACGTGCACACGGTTTTCAAAGTCGACATGACCCGCATCGTCAAGATTCGCGAGCGCGAGAAGGCGAAATTTGAGCAGAACCACGGCGTCAAGCTGACCTACATGCCCTTTATTGCCAAGGCGCTGATGGCGGGAATCAAGGCCATGCCCATCGTCAACGCCTCGGTTGAGGGCGAAGGCATTCGCTATCACCGCAACATCAACATCGGAATCGCAGTGGCGCTGGATTGGGGACTCATCGTACCCGTCGTGAAGCAGGCGGAAGAGCGCAGTTTCCTGGGATTGCAGCGCGCCATCAACGACCTGGGCGAGCGTGCCCGCAATAAGAAACTTGTGCCGGATGAGGTGACGGGTGGAACCATTACTATTACCAATCCGGGAATCTTCGGACCGCAGTTCGGCACACCCATCATTCTGCAACCGCAGTTGGCCATTCTAGGGATGGGCGGAATTTTCAAGGAACCCGTTGTCGTGACCGATAAAGATGGCAATGATTCCATACAGATCCGTTCCATCATTCGCCTGACGCTGGGATACGATCATCGCGTCGTTGATGGCGCTGACGCCGATAAATTCATGGTCGCGGTGAAGAATTACCTGGAAAATTGGAACGAGGAAATCGGGTAA
- a CDS encoding LexA family transcriptional regulator gives MRRILMERIQRRELTGLKLAHLTGFRQAHISNFLNRKRSLSMEGLDKVLQVQHLSVLDLLDPGEINKRASIIPPSEDDFENVLLVEGIVAATQPLIKNQDVKEILKFKKTFLKRLRPHLHTAARNTWSRFVMVKVDTRDGMAMYPKLLPGATVLIDRHYNALESYRRGEPNMYAVPNNAGCTVRYVEVSGRALVLRPHNQDFPIDVIQMEQGQSFADYIVGRVCHVAIET, from the coding sequence TTGCGCAGAATTCTAATGGAGCGCATTCAGCGGAGAGAGCTCACCGGCCTCAAACTGGCGCACCTGACAGGGTTCCGGCAGGCGCACATTTCCAACTTCCTGAACCGCAAGCGGTCGCTCAGCATGGAAGGCCTGGATAAAGTCCTGCAAGTACAGCATCTTTCCGTGCTCGATCTGCTCGATCCCGGAGAAATCAACAAGCGGGCCAGCATTATACCGCCCTCGGAAGATGATTTCGAAAACGTCCTGCTGGTCGAGGGCATCGTGGCCGCTACCCAGCCACTGATCAAGAACCAGGACGTCAAAGAAATTCTGAAATTTAAAAAGACCTTCCTCAAGCGGCTCCGCCCGCACCTGCACACGGCCGCGCGCAACACGTGGTCGCGATTCGTGATGGTGAAGGTGGATACCCGCGATGGTATGGCGATGTATCCCAAGCTGCTACCGGGCGCGACGGTGCTGATTGACCGCCATTACAATGCGCTGGAGTCTTACCGCAGAGGCGAGCCCAATATGTACGCCGTGCCAAACAACGCCGGCTGCACAGTCCGCTACGTCGAAGTCTCGGGAAGAGCGCTGGTGCTGCGACCGCATAATCAGGATTTCCCCATAGACGTGATCCAGATGGAACAAGGCCAATCATTTGCCGACTACATCGTTGGCCGCGTTTGTCACGTGGCGATTGAGACCTAG
- a CDS encoding ion channel: MEALNTKLSLVDIERQDRDLGFGNVVSQESAQRLLNRDGSFNVHRKGLGFWRSLHAYQALLTMSSVRFVAIITGSLLLLNVLFAWGYVALGPQALLGDSNTGTGFWRAFFFSIQTFTTIGYGNVVPVGFAANMLSTIESLISLLMVALLAGMIFARFSRPTAKIIYSQSAVIAPYRGMTAFQFRIVNARRNEIIEVQAKLLFSRFEVTGRGTLRQYYQLALERDRVTFFPLTWTVVHPIDESSPLYGLKPQDLYDSKGEFLILLNGVDEAFSQQVYSRTSYTADEVIWNARFASVFTKHASGKPVMVDLERFHQIEELDGAKDEAKKEKDEKIVTA, encoded by the coding sequence ATGGAAGCACTCAATACCAAGCTTTCGCTGGTCGACATAGAAAGACAAGATCGCGACCTGGGCTTTGGCAACGTGGTCTCGCAGGAATCCGCACAGCGCCTGCTGAATCGCGACGGCAGTTTTAATGTGCATCGCAAAGGACTGGGCTTCTGGCGTTCGCTCCATGCCTATCAGGCGCTGCTGACCATGAGCTCAGTGCGGTTTGTCGCAATCATTACCGGTTCTCTCCTGCTCCTCAATGTTCTTTTTGCATGGGGCTACGTGGCCTTGGGGCCTCAGGCCTTGCTGGGCGACTCGAACACCGGCACCGGTTTCTGGCGGGCGTTCTTCTTCAGTATTCAGACCTTTACCACCATCGGATACGGCAATGTGGTCCCTGTAGGATTTGCCGCCAATATGCTGTCGACGATTGAGTCTTTGATTAGCCTGTTGATGGTAGCGCTGCTGGCGGGGATGATCTTCGCCCGTTTCTCGCGTCCCACGGCGAAGATCATTTACAGCCAGTCTGCCGTCATTGCGCCCTATCGCGGCATGACTGCCTTTCAATTCCGCATCGTCAACGCCCGCCGCAACGAGATCATCGAGGTGCAGGCCAAGCTTTTGTTCTCGCGCTTCGAGGTGACCGGCCGCGGCACCCTACGGCAGTACTACCAGTTGGCGCTGGAGCGCGACCGGGTCACCTTCTTCCCTTTGACCTGGACTGTGGTCCATCCTATTGACGAGAGCAGTCCGCTCTACGGCCTGAAACCCCAGGACCTGTACGATTCCAAGGGTGAGTTCCTCATCCTGCTGAACGGTGTGGACGAAGCTTTTTCCCAGCAGGTGTACAGCCGCACTTCCTACACCGCCGACGAGGTCATCTGGAACGCCCGCTTCGCCAGCGTGTTCACCAAGCACGCCAGCGGTAAACCCGTCATGGTTGACCTGGAGCGCTTCCATCAGATTGAAGAGCTGGATGGGGCGAAAGATGAAGCGAAAAAAGAGAAGGACGAGAAAATCGTTACCGCTTGA
- a CDS encoding HipA family kinase: MRQSQRHANNVPVPIKQHVRRMRGGAQSHLMRGADGHFYVVKFQNNPQHSRILVNEWLATRLAGYIGLPVPVAEIVEISDWLVSETPELHIQLASGKVPCASGLQFGSRFIVDPLEGEALEYMPDSLLLRNDIGGVRNPDVFAGALVFDKWCCNTDSRQIIYWKRNRERKYTAALVDQGHCFNAGEWDFPDSPLRGIFSSNAVYSGVIGWDSFEPWLSRIEKLDPKVIWDLAQYVPAEWYEHDTDAFRRLLETLSRRCARVRELIENFRSSSRNPFQNWDNERKRPRLL; the protein is encoded by the coding sequence TTGCGTCAGAGTCAGCGGCATGCCAACAACGTGCCGGTTCCCATTAAACAACACGTCCGGCGCATGCGGGGCGGCGCGCAATCCCATCTCATGCGCGGCGCCGACGGGCACTTCTACGTCGTTAAATTCCAGAATAATCCACAGCACTCTCGCATATTGGTCAACGAATGGCTGGCGACGCGTCTCGCCGGTTATATCGGGTTGCCGGTGCCGGTCGCTGAAATTGTGGAGATCAGCGACTGGCTTGTCAGCGAAACTCCCGAATTGCACATTCAGCTGGCCAGCGGAAAAGTCCCGTGCGCCTCCGGACTGCAATTCGGCTCGCGTTTTATTGTGGATCCTCTCGAGGGCGAGGCGCTCGAATACATGCCCGATTCACTATTGTTGCGCAACGATATCGGGGGTGTACGCAACCCCGATGTTTTTGCCGGCGCGCTGGTTTTCGACAAATGGTGCTGCAACACCGACAGCCGCCAGATCATTTATTGGAAGCGCAACCGTGAGCGCAAGTACACCGCGGCTCTGGTGGACCAGGGGCATTGCTTTAACGCGGGCGAATGGGATTTCCCTGATTCTCCTCTGCGTGGCATCTTTTCTTCCAACGCGGTTTATTCCGGCGTCATCGGATGGGATTCCTTCGAGCCCTGGCTCAGCCGTATTGAAAAACTCGATCCAAAAGTTATATGGGACCTCGCCCAATATGTGCCCGCGGAGTGGTACGAGCACGATACCGACGCGTTCCGGCGATTGCTGGAAACTCTGAGCCGCAGGTGCGCGCGCGTGCGGGAGTTGATTGAAAACTTTCGCTCCTCTTCCCGCAACCCATTTCAGAACTGGGACAATGAAAGAAAGCGCCCCAGGTTGCTGTAG
- a CDS encoding thiamine pyrophosphate-dependent dehydrogenase E1 component subunit alpha has translation MPSSKKSSKNLKTGVAQPSSAVGNGASRKNLSFSKNSKSSRNGANPITKNRHGIPDWRLERPEFTTIEVSKNGNVHYEVRGNLRAPAPPIRDSKYLKREQCVELYRWMLLNRKMEQTLETLYKQSKVVGGVYFGLGQEACSCASAYALGKDDWFAPMIRNQGAQLVRGFHARDIMMQYMAKAGSPTHGKDGTSHYGDIEKRHMVSPISMLGDLIPVMAGVALGAHLQGRNLAVLTWIGDGGQSTGVTHEGLNFAAVQKLGLVLIVENNLWAYSTPTEMQFAVKDLADRAIGYGIPGVIIDGTDACQVYDATYEAVERAHRGEGASLIEAKMMRMKGHAIHDAAAYVPQELMEYWRKRDPIARFEKYLLEKKWLTPKQNEAIVSEVEKEVEEERAVAEASPMPNPEDAAKGVWCEGCHEIKPKYGTPKAHKGSGKLKESEAAIHFK, from the coding sequence ATGCCGAGCTCCAAAAAGTCCTCAAAGAACTTGAAGACTGGTGTGGCACAGCCGTCCTCGGCTGTGGGCAATGGCGCATCCCGAAAGAACTTATCTTTTTCAAAAAACTCAAAGTCATCCCGAAACGGCGCCAACCCCATCACCAAAAATCGCCACGGCATCCCCGACTGGCGCCTCGAGCGGCCCGAGTTCACCACTATCGAGGTCAGCAAGAACGGAAACGTTCACTATGAAGTCCGGGGAAACCTGCGCGCGCCCGCGCCACCCATCCGCGACTCTAAATACTTGAAGCGCGAGCAATGCGTCGAGCTCTATCGCTGGATGCTGCTCAACCGCAAGATGGAGCAGACCCTGGAGACGCTCTACAAGCAGAGCAAGGTTGTGGGCGGCGTCTACTTCGGCCTGGGCCAGGAGGCGTGCTCCTGCGCCTCGGCTTATGCGCTGGGCAAAGACGACTGGTTTGCGCCCATGATCCGCAACCAGGGCGCACAGCTGGTGCGCGGCTTTCATGCCCGCGACATCATGATGCAGTACATGGCCAAGGCGGGCTCGCCCACGCATGGCAAAGACGGGACCTCCCATTATGGAGATATTGAAAAGCGCCACATGGTCTCGCCCATCTCGATGCTGGGCGACCTGATTCCCGTGATGGCGGGCGTAGCCCTGGGGGCGCACCTGCAGGGACGCAACCTTGCCGTGCTCACTTGGATCGGCGATGGCGGCCAATCCACCGGCGTGACCCACGAAGGCCTCAACTTTGCCGCAGTGCAGAAGCTCGGCCTGGTGCTGATTGTTGAAAATAATCTCTGGGCCTATTCGACTCCCACCGAAATGCAGTTTGCCGTGAAAGACCTCGCCGACCGCGCCATTGGCTACGGAATTCCCGGCGTAATCATTGACGGCACCGATGCCTGCCAGGTCTATGACGCAACCTACGAAGCCGTCGAGCGCGCCCATCGCGGCGAGGGCGCATCGCTTATCGAGGCCAAGATGATGCGCATGAAAGGCCACGCCATCCACGATGCCGCAGCCTATGTCCCGCAGGAGCTGATGGAATACTGGCGCAAGCGTGACCCCATCGCGCGCTTTGAAAAATACTTACTGGAAAAGAAGTGGCTGACGCCCAAGCAGAACGAAGCAATTGTTTCCGAAGTGGAAAAAGAAGTAGAAGAAGAACGCGCCGTCGCCGAAGCTTCCCCCATGCCCAATCCCGAAGATGCGGCCAAGGGCGTGTGGTGCGAAGGCTGCCACGAGATCAAACCGAAATACGGAACGCCAAAAGCCCACAAGGGTTCTGGGAAGTTAAAGGAGTCGGAGGCAGCAATACATTTCAAGTAA
- a CDS encoding small ribosomal subunit Rsm22 family protein: MPLPTQLTRIIEDELSTLDRRTLARAVGELSNSYRNLRGDTSCPVSLIGNDVQRAAYLLTRVPATYAAIYAVLREVKQRIPHLEVRSLLDLGAGPGTAMWAAAEIFTELERVTLIEQSSSFIRLGQKLAAAARSVAIQTARWVEADLKYETQLPAHDLVIISYALGEMPSASRSQLILGAWQAAAKVVAVIEPGTPSGFQVVLQARGELLAQKAHLVAPCPHGEQCPMENQSQRNTAEDGCATRDTKLKQDWCHFAQRLERTSLHRRLKSGELGYEDEKFSYIAAAKQASAPAAARVIRHPIQLKGHIKLELCTPEGLKHETASRSQGEAFKRARKVNWGEEWKPQ, translated from the coding sequence ATGCCATTGCCAACCCAGCTTACGCGCATCATCGAGGATGAACTCTCTACGCTCGACCGCAGAACGCTGGCGCGCGCGGTGGGAGAGCTTTCCAATAGCTACCGGAATTTGCGCGGGGATACGAGTTGCCCAGTAAGTCTTATCGGCAACGACGTTCAACGCGCAGCCTATCTGCTGACTCGCGTGCCCGCCACTTACGCGGCAATTTATGCTGTGCTGCGCGAGGTGAAGCAACGCATTCCCCATCTGGAAGTTCGCAGCCTGCTCGACCTGGGAGCAGGGCCAGGCACGGCGATGTGGGCGGCCGCGGAAATTTTCACTGAGTTGGAACGGGTGACGCTGATTGAACAATCCAGTAGCTTCATCCGGCTGGGACAAAAGTTGGCGGCTGCTGCACGCTCCGTAGCAATTCAAACCGCTCGCTGGGTGGAAGCCGACTTAAAGTATGAAACCCAGCTTCCGGCGCACGACTTGGTAATCATCTCGTACGCGCTGGGCGAAATGCCCTCTGCAAGCCGCAGCCAGCTTATCCTGGGGGCATGGCAGGCTGCGGCAAAAGTGGTTGCCGTGATTGAACCCGGGACTCCAAGTGGCTTCCAAGTCGTGTTGCAAGCCCGCGGTGAATTGCTGGCGCAGAAAGCGCATCTGGTTGCACCGTGCCCGCATGGGGAACAATGCCCCATGGAGAATCAAAGCCAACGAAACACAGCCGAGGATGGCTGTGCCACACGAGACACGAAACTAAAACAAGACTGGTGCCACTTTGCACAACGGCTGGAGCGCACTTCACTCCACCGAAGACTGAAATCCGGAGAGCTGGGATACGAGGACGAAAAATTTTCTTATATCGCGGCTGCAAAACAAGCCAGTGCGCCGGCAGCGGCGCGCGTGATCCGGCATCCGATTCAGCTCAAAGGACATATCAAGCTGGAGTTGTGCACGCCGGAGGGTTTGAAGCACGAGACCGCCAGCCGCAGCCAGGGCGAAGCATTCAAAAGAGCACGCAAGGTGAATTGGGGGGAGGAGTGGAAACCGCAGTGA
- a CDS encoding cupin domain-containing protein: protein MKINPIPWSSIQPEAMSPLISRQYVSGEHITFARFELKKGSMVPEHKHPNEQISSIISGSLVFHMDSREITVRAGEFLVIPPNVPHAAEAREDCVAIDVFSPPRADWAAKEDGYLRGK, encoded by the coding sequence ATGAAAATCAATCCCATCCCCTGGTCAAGCATTCAACCCGAAGCCATGTCGCCGCTGATCAGTCGTCAATATGTTTCCGGCGAGCACATCACCTTCGCGCGTTTTGAGCTGAAGAAAGGCAGTATGGTTCCAGAGCACAAACACCCTAACGAACAAATCAGCTCAATCATCTCAGGCTCTCTCGTCTTCCACATGGATTCGCGCGAGATCACGGTGCGGGCAGGAGAGTTCCTAGTGATTCCTCCCAATGTGCCGCATGCGGCCGAAGCGCGGGAAGACTGTGTTGCCATTGATGTCTTCAGTCCTCCGCGAGCCGACTGGGCGGCAAAAGAAGACGGTTATTTGCGCGGGAAATAA
- a CDS encoding alpha-ketoacid dehydrogenase subunit beta, with the protein MSQTTYLEAIRQGIWEEMERDPAVFCIGEDIGIYGGAFKVTEGFIHRFGPERVIDTPIAESAIVGAAYGASLTGLRPVAEFQFMDFIGCAFNQIVNMVAKSHYRWRAPAPLVLRGPCGGGVHGGPFHSQNPEMHYVHTPGMKVIAPATPRDAKGLIKSAIRDNNPVLFLEHKLLYRRIKEDLPEADDEIIPIGKARVARAGRDISVITYAAMVHTALEAADALAKEGIELEVVDLRTLLPLDREAIAATVKKTNKVIILHEDTKTGGLAGEITAIINEEAFEDLDGPVVRIASLDTPVPFSPPLENFFLPKVEDVVREARKLHAY; encoded by the coding sequence ATGAGTCAAACAACTTATCTCGAAGCCATTCGCCAGGGAATCTGGGAAGAGATGGAGCGCGACCCCGCCGTCTTCTGCATTGGCGAAGATATTGGCATCTATGGCGGCGCGTTCAAAGTCACCGAAGGGTTCATTCACCGCTTTGGCCCCGAGCGCGTGATTGATACGCCCATTGCCGAGTCGGCGATTGTGGGTGCGGCCTACGGAGCGTCGTTGACCGGGCTGCGGCCGGTGGCCGAGTTCCAGTTCATGGATTTCATCGGCTGCGCCTTCAACCAGATCGTCAACATGGTGGCCAAATCGCACTACCGTTGGCGGGCGCCGGCCCCGCTGGTGCTGCGCGGCCCCTGCGGAGGCGGCGTGCACGGCGGCCCCTTCCACTCGCAGAACCCGGAGATGCACTACGTGCACACGCCCGGAATGAAGGTCATCGCCCCGGCTACGCCGCGTGACGCCAAGGGGCTGATTAAATCTGCGATCCGCGACAATAATCCTGTGCTATTCCTCGAACACAAGCTTCTATATCGCCGCATTAAAGAGGATCTGCCGGAAGCTGACGATGAAATTATTCCCATCGGCAAGGCGCGAGTTGCGCGCGCAGGGAGAGACATCAGCGTGATTACCTATGCCGCCATGGTGCACACAGCTCTGGAAGCCGCCGACGCTCTGGCCAAAGAAGGAATTGAGTTAGAGGTAGTTGACCTGCGCACGCTGCTGCCCCTCGATCGCGAAGCCATCGCCGCAACGGTAAAGAAGACGAATAAAGTCATCATCCTGCATGAAGACACCAAGACCGGAGGCCTGGCGGGAGAGATCACGGCAATCATCAACGAAGAGGCTTTCGAAGATTTGGATGGGCCGGTTGTGCGCATCGCATCGCTGGATACCCCCGTGCCCTTCTCGCCGCCTTTGGAGAATTTCTTTCTACCCAAGGTAGAAGACGTGGTGCGGGAGGCGCGTAAATTGCATGCCTATTAG